The region GAATATTGTACTAACACTGCAACCCAAAATATTCTTGAGAGTACTATTTAATCATACTCGAATATACGAAGAATATAAGTTTATCaagtattttgtatttattatgttttgataTGTGTGAAGGACATATCAAACATTGACTCTAAGATATactataaatttaactttatggTACAAATATTAGAGTCATCAAACTTGTATGTCTtcaatatatcaataatttttatatgatttaatgAATGAGTTTAAGCGTCATGTAATGTAAATGTAATTCTTGTATGTAGttaattaataaagttaatttttaatatattttttaaaataattataattcttcTTTAATTTGTATACAACTCAAATTACTAATTACTagtctttttcaaaataaatgaatataaaatatttgttaaattagcTTTTATTAGAATAATCTCTCTTACTTTGATTAGTAGTTGCtgaaaaatactaatttaattgtttcaagtattttattaatgtttggagtagttttggaaaaataatttaaaacatatatctACACCTAAAGGGATTTTTTTTGTCTACATTTGTTTTTCGATTTCACTAGGTATCttgttttaaaattacaatgattattttattaattttactttttaagtgATTGATCCTTTAgatttaactgttttttttatttgatcgttttttaaaatttaaccatttttttaattatagaactacctacaaaacaaataatttttttacaacaaaattacaaaaattattttaattttataattattataataacaataataataataattttatcattttttattattatgaaaaaaaaaacggatATATACCATTAATATTGTAAAGTAAACTAACcataatttttaactttgtgAATTAGTTAATTGGGTCCGATTGAAGAAATCGACAAGAATATAAaagatcaaaattttattaggatttataattgattaacaatataaaaagcTTTTCTACtctagtaaatattttataatttttttttcgagtataatttttttcttttatataccTCAATAAAATGGAATAATGGAATAATTGAGTGcaataataaaatcttattgaaatagttcacactcttttaattcatgtaATTCATGATGAGGTTCCTCGATATTTTTGGGATAATATGAACCTTTTCATCTCTTATCTATAAAAGTTTTTAAGTCTATACATTTATAAGTTATCTCCTTCATCACACATATGTGTTTTTTTGGGTTtacaagattaaaaaaaaaatgatacaagTGAGACTCATGATAATTGCTaggttttattttagttaaatatgtatttagttACTAAATTTCCTTCATCACACATATGTGTTTTTTTGGGTTtacaagattaaaaaaaaatgatacaagTGAGACTCATCATAATTGCTaggttttattttagttaaatatgtatttagttactaaattttaatgtgaaattaaaatttgtttttgtttcaaaatttgatatagtttagtcttcaaattttaaaagtaaatagatATGATTATTCTAattcaattacattaaattatttttgggtatgaaatgatattttagattgatatttaagatgCTTATATGAGATGTTCATTTATATGAGATGTTCATGCTTCAATGTCATTTAACACCTAAAGAGACTTAACGTTGTAGGATTGGAAGAAATACATATATTCATTAATAAAGGTAGGTTGtatcaaaatatgaaataaagaagaattccaatttttgttcaaatttagaaactactaacatttttaactatttttttttctttcatatgtctTTTGGATGAAAACCTACTATTATAGTAACATCCGTTTGTAAATTTTTGTAACATCAAATATTTGTCAGAAACTCTGATTACATCTCTTGTTAgacaacataattatttttaaatatatttatttaaaaatggttAGAAATTCAATATTTGAAAGTTTGgtatatattgaaaatgaaaaagtttaTAACATACAAGAAAACAATgcataaacattaaattttaagattgaGTAGTGTcgttatatttcatataaataattcatacaTAAAAGTGATAAATATTTCCAAtctatttcaaaaagaaaatccaacttaaatttttaatttatgattatttttcaatttttcacctTCATATATAAGTACTCacttttcttatataaaaacttatttttcattaaacaaattaagtatcctaaatatatatatatatatatatataataaattattgaaatagtAAAAGTTTTTGCAGCTGTGTGAAAATACAGCCTCTGAAAGCAACTTTCTGTAGGTCCAAAATTTCTGACATAGAAAAGTGACCAAAAATTCACCAAACTGATAGTAACACCATACTAatccaataaaagaaaaatgcttGTAAAAATTCATAACAGCCAAACAGTAATGAATTGCAGAAGAGAGAAACACAGAACATATGGCCTCCTACTTTCCCATAACTTATACTCATTTATGGAAACTAACATATGGGAAAGTGAAAAATGGCAAAGAAAAATTGTTCCCGAAAAGGTATCTCAACAACAAATTGAACCAAACTGAATCTCTGAATAATGAACAACCCTTGAGACTGGTTTCACTGTGTTCTATGCCACAGCAGGCATGTCCTTGAGCCATGGATCCAGTGGCTTCCCAATCGAGTACACAATGAAACCAATCTCACGAAGCTTCTCCACATCCACAACGTTCCTTCCATCGAAAACAAACGCTGGTTTTCTCATGTTGTCATACACCTTCTGGTAATCAAGACTCTTGAACTCATCCCACTCGGTCATAATGCACACACCATCTGCATCTTTTGTTGCCTCGTATGCATCCCAAACCACACTCACTTTCTTCTCGGTTGTAGGACTAGTTGGCTGCAGGTGAATGGGGTGATCCCAATCAAACTTGTTCATCCACAAATCCCTCTGAATCTGCTCCTCAGTCACCTGCGGATCATAGATGCTCAAGCGTGCCTTGTCTCCAAGTAGCCCTTTGCACACATCAATTGCTGGTGTCTCCCTCGTGTCCCCAGTGTCCTTCTTGAATGCAAACCCCAGAATCGCAATCTTCTTCGTTGCCACCGTGTTGAACATCGACGAAACCACCCGGTTCACGAACCGGCTCTTCTGATAGTCGTTGATCTTTATCACTTGCTTCCAGTACTCGGCCACCTCTGGCAGGCCATTGCACTCGCAGATATACACAAGGTTCAGGATATCTTTCTGGAAGCATGACCCTCCAAAACCGACACTAGCATTCAAAAACTTCGGTCCAATCCTTGTGTCGGTTCCAACAGCATAGGACACTTGTGTCACGTTTGCCCCAGTGGCCTCACAAAGTGCTGACATTGCATTCACAGATGAAATTCTCTGCGCCAAGAACGCATTAGCAGCAAGCTTGGACAGTTCAGCAGACCACAGGTTTGTGGTGAGGATTCTCTCCTCGGGAACCCAATGAGCATAAACACTTTTCAATGTTTGAATGGCCTTTTCTCCTTCTGGGGTCTCCCTTCCTCCAATCAGAACCCTGTCCGGGTTGAAAAGATCCTTGATTGCAGTTCCCTCGGCGAGAAATTCTGGGTTTGATAGGATTTGGAACTTGATTCCCTTCCCATTGTGAGTCAAAATTTTCTCTATCGCCTCTGCTGTTTTCACAGGGACAGTGGATTTTTCTACCACGATTTTGTCACTCTTTGAGACATCAGCGATCATGCGTGCTGCACTCTCCCAGTATGTCAAATCTGCAGCCTTGCCGGCTCCGAGACCGCGGGTTTTTGTCGGCGTGTTGACAGAGACAAAAACTATGTCAGCCTCGTAGACATGTTTCTCGACATCGGTGCTGAAGAAAAGGTTCTTGCCGCGACATTGCTGCACCACTCCGTCGAGGCCTGGCTCGTAGATTGGAAGCTGGTCACTGTTCCATGCTGCAATGCGGGATTTTGAGATATCGACAACAGCAACTTCAATGGAGGGGCACTTCAGTGCAATGACTGCCATTGTAGGACCCCCCACATATCCAGCACCAATGCAGCAAATCTTCACCATTTTTCTTCTCTAAGCCACCTAACCAACCAGAGGTTCAAGTGGATCAGTATATACAAACCTATGGACAAAAcatagatgtttttttttaatgttgtttttcGATTAGGATTAAAGTTTTGTCTCAGTGATTTACTTAATAAAGCTTTCTATTTAAAGGTCAACATAGATTACCCAAGTGAAACTCCAATACTGATTAGAAAACACCCACTGAAAAAATAAGTATAGAAAGAACTGCATCAAATTTTTGTTGATGAATTTGACATCACTATAGACCAATCATTTGCCTGATGGTGCCAAAAACATAACAGGATACATCAAATTTATGTGAAGAATCAATGGGCCAACAATGGCATTGAGGAAATAGGAatcaactcattttcttctaaTCATACAGCAAAAACTCAGAAAATACACTAAAAATATTCGGATCTAACAGATTCATCCAGGGGATGATGATTTGATGATAAACTTCCACACGACTATGGGTTGACCACTCAGAGACCAATCTTAAGAAAGTGTTATCAGCAGATCTTGCACTtggtagagaaaaaaaaaatgcttgatATTTCTATTAATACCTCAACCACTAATTACAGTAGATCCAATCCAAGGCCAGAGAGGTTCAAGAAAAAATCCATGACAGCATTGAATCAAGCATAAAATTGAACAACTTACCATACAAGAAAAAGATCTACACACTCACAAACCAGAATCAAACTCACCAATCAGCAAGAACTACCTACACCCCATCACAACTGTTCAAACCAAATTTACACCCACAATGATTCAGCTCAAACAAGATGCATGAGCAGAAAAAGATCTAGACTTTGACAAAACCCTGAACATAAATCAGGAAATGGGGTGTCGAGTAAACTTCACCTGCAGAGATGAATGAACCTCCAGAGAAGCTTATGTGGAAGAAGTGGCTACAGAGATTATATATACTGTAAACAAATCTTGGTTGGGTAGCTGTTATTACCAAAAGGGACGAGCTTTCTCTGTGAGAGTGACGTGTTTGGTGCAGAGAAGCTTTCTATGGTATTCTGGTGGGGTATTCTTCTAGAGTAAAAGCAAGGGCAATGTTGGGAATATGAATGAATTCACAGAAGTGCCAATGAACATCTTCGCACGTTTCAACCTTTTTCGTGTGTCTCAGTTTCTGCGTCAACTTCGACAACCTTTGCCATGTGTCACCATCACCTTCTTCTTCCTAAGACATTGGCTAACAATATAAAATGTTTGTGTCTTTCAGAACTTAGTATTTAGCCGAGTTTTTTTAAGTATGTTATTAGTGCAAACTATTATCACTAATCTAGAAAATCTGTCAAGTTATTGTCATATTTAATGAAGCATCTTTTAACCACGATTTTAACAAGAATATTTAAACTCAAAGAATACAGGAATTGAAAAATACAAACCTTGACCACATTCTACTGGATGCAGTAGAATTGTTAACTCattaaagttaatatatatatatatatatatatatatatataaataaataaataaataatcaaatttctcTTTCAATTCCTTTTTATATCACCTCGCCTAATTCCAAGTTTTAATAGctatcatattatttttcaaatttgcaGCTACGATTTGACTGGTGTGTATCAAAAGCACAATAATCACAATAAAgcaaaataaagatttaaagaTTTGTAGATATTACAATCTAAGAATCAATATtgtttacttaatttaaaagtgctttttttctccatatttttttttcaacatgtagttgaattttgttttcatgcttttaatttgaaaatttaaaggtGTATCTTGAATGAACTCTAGTTACTCCATTCCAAAAGTGATTTACTCCAATAATCATCGCtttctttaaaaagaaaatcacttTCTCTAAGgtcaaattcaaaatataatcattattGGTAAGGATTATAAGAGCAGAACTATCATGTGCACTTAGCTAGATCTAGGTTAAAATATAGTGTAATTTTTCACACTATGCAAACTTCAAAATCAAGGATGCACTTTGCTTCAAAAGTTATAAAATGTGAAGTGCATTTGAAGTTAGACAGAGGAAACAACCAACAAcaactcaaaatatatatataaaattgatgaaaaaaacacaattaattatgatatatatGATTTGGGTGATGTCTTAAGGAACTATGTAAGGTACGAAAACAAAAGCTATTATCACGAAGTATTAGCTTATTAAGAGTTTTCTCACTCAGCAAAATATAACATCAGTTATATACTAACTACGttttagtaagaatattttgttaagggttaaatatattttttatcttttaatttttagtaaaaattgtgATCAGTCCCtcttaaaaattttgaactaatttagttctttaattctgaaaatttgacacattttctttCAATGCCAGTTgagaaatgcgtttgaaacgtcaaataaacttagaaAGATTTGGTTCaatataaaagactaaattggttcaaggtTTCCAAGATGGACCAATTCCAATTTTTTACTACAAGTTGCAGGACAAAAccaaatttaaccattttattaatatatactatcatttcattataatatatagaTTACTTACTTAATGTAAGGATAAGATAGAGATATAATTAAcacatatttaaatatgttttcaccTAAAATCTAATTGAGTATTATAAATAGACAAAAAGTTTAAAATCGTATGATTTATATTACTATAGAAATAAGTTTAACTTATCAAATGTGTAGATTGGTatcaatactaaattataaaaaaaaaaaaaactagaaatgtATCTAGTataccaaattatataaataatcacattatttctataaatataatcaatattaataaatgatgGGATTAAAAGTATGATCAAAAGAATGTGTTGTTAATACTTCTTTTATATTACTAAAGAAAATCATGGggatacatttaaatttaactttttttactatATGTATTAAAATCTATAACATAACAATGTATAAGAAAAGTTTCATATAACTTTTTGTCTACGATTTTTAagataatcttatttttaatatatttataagaagtaataaaaataacttttctaccttttagttttttttttcacactttatttgttaaatttaaatctaactGCATAATggttacaattttaaaaaagacaTTATGAATTGTTAACTATTAATAATAGGCACTGATTTCTTCGTTTTACATATTTCATTTATGATAagcttaaattttattttctttgtctttCTCATATTGTTACTATTCTTCCactttttttcatctctttattCTCATTCTTCTGTTCTCAATTTTGTTCCCTTttctattacattttattagcTTCACTCTATATCAATAATAATCCTAACAAAGGATAAGTTTTCATCATAAAATTTcctactttaatattttttttatttaactattcaaattttactttcttttgcaaaattaatttttaaaatgttatatataagaTAGATTTTACCTTGTGAAAAAAACTTGAAAGATGAATTCTAAAATATCgattattactataattacaataataattaataaacattatTCATAGTTTATCCACTAATGtttgattttaatgttttttttttattttgggacaaagaaaattatatattttttatcaaaaataaaattaaataaataaacaaataggtATACTTAAAGCACTTCAACcttttacataatatatatatatatatatatatatatatatatatatatatatatatatatatatatatatatatatatatatatacgtattATAATAGCATAAACTACATATTTCTTACTGTGAatatattacaatatatatCTATTACAAAAGATTATAGTTATCCAGTTTGATAATTGTTGACTATATGGAGATACTAAAATAGAATATTGAGCTTTAGACATAATACATtcaataatattgatatatatcTTTTACCTCAGTTAACAGTGAAGTGTTGAGAATAGTCCAtgtgtgagtcaaagtctcaCATTAGATATAAGGGAATTTCTCTCTGCACCCCCAAACCTTGTACCCCTAATAATTACCTTTTTGACCCTAAtcaaaagtatgaaacggattctgaaatccgtttcataaattttcatgtttttttatgaaacagattttggaatccgtttcagaaaagtatgaaacggatgaAATTcgtttctagaaaaaaaaattaaaatttgtgaaacggatttcggaatccgtttcagaaaTGTATGAAACGAATTTCGAAATctatttcacaaaaaaatttaaaatttgtgaaacggatttcggaatccgtttcagaaatgtatgaaacggattctgaaatccgtttcacaaaaaaattgaaatttgtgaaacggatttcggaatccgtttcagaaaagtatgaaacggatttcaaattccatttcaaaaaagtatgaaacggattccgaaatccttttctagaaaaaaaataaaatttgtgaaacggatttcgaaatccgtttcatacttttctgaaacggattccgaaatccgtttctaaaaaaattaaaattaaaagcgTGGTTGTCGTTGATGTCGCTGAGGGAGGGGTCGAAGGTAGTGTCGAACTCGACGGCGAAGGAGGTTGAGTTGGGGGAGGGTTGGGGGAGGCCCATGGAGAGGGCTGGGAAGTGGGTGGAGGAGGAGAAGCGGGAGGAGAAGGAGGCGGTGGAGTTAGTTTAGGGGTCAAGAAATTGGGGGTACAGGAGAAGGTTTGGGGGTGCAAGGAGAAGTCCCCTAGatataatagacaaagttaaacactatataaaaacaaagacccataacaccattgtcttaagattttggggtTAAAAGTGATGTGAAAtgccttatatgtgtaagactataATGTCTACAACCATAAGTCATATGGGGTTAAAAGTGATGTGAAATACCTTATATATGTAAGACTGTTATCATATAATCATATGAAATTACAATCTCTCAATAACAATAACCTTATAAccaatatgaaaaatatatataacccagCATTGTAAGGCCCCATTTCTTTTCTGCCCTAGAGTTggtgggctgcccttgtaagtgggcctaagggttgaCCCAATGTATATAAACCCTGCTATGTTGCCCTAATCCCATCTCACACTCACTCTTTCAGAAACCAGCCGCCATCCCTTACTACCTCTCACGAAAAGCTCTGTTAGGGTTACCCTAAGGTCCCCCCTCCTTCAAGCTCAAACTCAGTCCTACTTCCTGCACGACGTAAGTGACCCTAAAACCTATCGTCTTCACTTTCCTTCTTCGTATTCCACCATTTAATGTTGGTTGATGACTCTGTTCTTCCTTTTGTGCCGCTGTTCCACCAGTTCCTGACCCGTCTGCCGAACTGCTGTGCTCCGGAGTCCAGTGCCGAGGTCTGTACGAACccatttccaggtacgggaagttagggttctagtTTCGAGTCTTTTTGGAACTATTTATGTGTTGATTGTTGATTGCATGGTTGGATCTGTCGTTTTGATGTGTGAAAGTACTTTGCATGTGTTGTTTGGTCGGAAAACATGGCTGTTgtagtgaagaacagtggcgagacctgttaatctcgcccaagcgagtcagtctcgcctaagcaaagatgaaacagggagctcgcctagggCTTCTGCGCGAAAGGTCACCCAGGCGACCAGCTCGAcatttgagcgagcgagcatctcgcccaggcaagaggggtctcgcctaagcgagatcccgcatgTGCTCCTGCTCCCcttttgagccctcgcctaggcgagggggaggctcgcctgagcgagcacgtctcgcctgagcgagacccctcagcctgagcgaggagctgggcgagACAGAGTGTGGTTCGCTTGTTATGTTACCTTGGATTGAGTGGTAATTACTTGGGTTTGCTTGTACGTTGAGATGTAggtatatgtatatatgagGGACCGCCATGTGTGTGTGACATGATTCTTGAAGGAATGATGGGTATTGTGGAAGTTCAGCATGTGAAATTTATGAGTGAGTTGGAACTTATGGGGCACGTTATCGATATGAGGTGAGGCCCTATACTCATGGGGAAGTGGTGATAAATGGTATAGATTCAACATGCGATACGGAAGAGGTGTTATTTTGTTGAGATTGACGTGGGATTGTGAGCATGATTGCTATTCTCTTATTGTGGATTTTATGCTTGTTgggtctgtgtcagtgcgtaagtccatggggatctctaggtgagattcccagggctgcgcttcagtggtcgggatgtaattccatggcccctgctagtgggtgtccatggtggtgccccatctgtataactaggtaaggattcaaggtaaggttgcatcctgacactctgaggggccagttagtctcacttagagcagactgactcctgtggtgagagtagcaagaggcctgaaattcattaagggctaaccttgtggtgggagagattttgattcatcgtaacacttgtattaCATAGCTcagggatcgagcagctcagggtcgagcagaggtatccaccacaagtgcaagcatccgctgaatccgaccaagttatacgtatccggatgagtcgagtcgagtcgtaatgtattgaatgaagagtcataataTGTTGGGTTGCTATgtaaatatgagatgatgaaaatatatttgactgcatgatgaatatgttgttggctctagcttacccgttttgttgcatggttgtgatgtatgtggctattctttcttgcgatgatcatcaacttggttgatgtgagcagatgggcgaggttctcgtggtcaacaagggaatggcgacTCCGCTACTTAGCCATCTGAGCTGGATCTCACACTTCTTTCTTTcgtgttttctttagggctatggcccctgtattcgtggttattagattgtaaacttttaattaaacagCTATCCtacttttgttggcatcgtggtgtgcctagtgttgtaggggtgatgttgagaaccccaggactgcgttgttatgctatcttatgtgtggtgttttctttaatagcatttataaattaaatgggacgttacaaacaTGATGCACTTCTGATATTAAAGTTAGAATTGACTTATATTGTTGATATTCCCTTAAGTATACTGCTCCTACCATAACATTTgtttatgcatttttttattcaattttttcttattttgtcaTATGACaaatattcacatttttttaaacaatattcaTTCTAATCAATTAAAGAATGTGGCACGTAATCTTTTgtagttgttattattataacatctattatcatttttatttattgtttttttttttacaaacacTCTTTTGTATGTTCAACACAAACTTAACTTGGTTTAGGTGATGTTAAAAGCACCCATGCTTTGAATAAGTGCGGTTAGAAATTAACTTGTCTTCAacttaattaaagttaaaaaataataatttattgtaacTTTGAAGTGAACTAATGTatgagtgatttttttttctaagtggattttaaaaaaaagtgtcaaatttattattataatgctTAATGGAATTTGAAGCttgcttctaattaaaatctaaacatAGCTTAATAATTAAAAGGGTTATACCTTTTGAATTTTAAGGATGTAGGATTGTGAATTCCATTTAAAAATCAATCATATGAAAGGATAGTTACTCATATAATTGAACCTTTTTTAACTTTGGATCCAATCGCAATAAATGAGTGACTTTTTTTAGTTATGACATGTTTCAATAAGAGGAAGAACTAGGATTTCTAAATTAATCCATGAGTATATTTCACATGAACAATAATAAACAAAGTAATctcataaaatcaattttaaaccACTAAACTACTTCCTATTATTCactaagtttaaattaaatcaaatcaataaaaaaataatataataataatttttattagatgattaaaaaatctaaattagtttttttttttttgtatttcaggGTCTCTTTGaccaaaaaattgtaaaatacggtttgttaaaatttttttctataaaagtgGGTCAAGTCGTTATGGGGCTCGTCCTCTCCCCTGccagttttgttatttttttggttcaaatactccgttggtcctcatttttgtcgcaaaatctcaatttggtcctcgtatttttagtag is a window of Vigna unguiculata cultivar IT97K-499-35 chromosome 4, ASM411807v1, whole genome shotgun sequence DNA encoding:
- the LOC114181889 gene encoding UDP-glucose 6-dehydrogenase 1-like codes for the protein MVKICCIGAGYVGGPTMAVIALKCPSIEVAVVDISKSRIAAWNSDQLPIYEPGLDGVVQQCRGKNLFFSTDVEKHVYEADIVFVSVNTPTKTRGLGAGKAADLTYWESAARMIADVSKSDKIVVEKSTVPVKTAEAIEKILTHNGKGIKFQILSNPEFLAEGTAIKDLFNPDRVLIGGRETPEGEKAIQTLKSVYAHWVPEERILTTNLWSAELSKLAANAFLAQRISSVNAMSALCEATGANVTQVSYAVGTDTRIGPKFLNASVGFGGSCFQKDILNLVYICECNGLPEVAEYWKQVIKINDYQKSRFVNRVVSSMFNTVATKKIAILGFAFKKDTGDTRETPAIDVCKGLLGDKARLSIYDPQVTEEQIQRDLWMNKFDWDHPIHLQPTSPTTEKKVSVVWDAYEATKDADGVCIMTEWDEFKSLDYQKVYDNMRKPAFVFDGRNVVDVEKLREIGFIVYSIGKPLDPWLKDMPAVA